A segment of the Streptococcus chenjunshii genome:
TTTATTTTCCATAGTTTTTACTGATCTGTCAACAAGTGAAAAGAAAAAATAGATAAAAATGAGATACATGTTAGATAGGCTTTAGATAAACCTTTTTGCCTTGTGGTAGAATAAAAATACAGTTGATTATGGGACAAAAAATCGGTAAATTGCCATAACATAACGATTTCGGTTTTGTGATCCTGCCTCAATCAACCATTGCGCCAAACGCATCTGTTTAAAAAAGTAAAACGAGGCAGGTCTTTTGTCCCAGCCTCAGCTCAAGTTTTTATACGGCCTTTGTATCTTATTGGAACTGAACACGGCCTAAAATCCTAGTGAAAAAGAGACGCAATCGTAGGAAGCGCAAGCTGACGTACGAGTGTGGCTGCTCTGTGAGTATGCCTGCCAACGTGATGCAAGCATCTTGTTAAACGACCCTAGCCGTAGCTGACTGAAGGCTTTGCCGTCTTAACAGACGCCCGCACCCTTCTAGTCATCTTGGCAGGGGCGCGTCTGCGAAATCACAGATTTCGGACTTACCGCCATTTTCATACGGATTTCTTAACGGCCTTTGTATCTTAATAGAGGAGGTAGAATATAATGCGTAAGCTGTTGATATTTTTAGTAGGGCTTCTTTCTGTGGCAGGTTTTGTGTGGGACTGCTTTATCTTGTTTAATCTGAATTTATCTATAAAGCAATGGCAGACTTTTGCTGCGGCCATGCTGATTTTTGCTTTGACTTATTTTATTCCTTTATCCGTTTTATCTTGCTATCTGCTAAAAAAAGAAAAGTGCAGTTTGTCTTATTTTTGGCTATCTGTCTTTGCAGGAGCAACCGTGATTGGTTCATTAGCAGGACTTTTAAACTATTGGCTGACAGATCTGCTAAAAACAGTTGTTACCAACCAAGATTTTCTTAATAGCTGGGCACCTAGCCTTGTTCCGCCATTTGCGGAGGAAAGTTTAAAACTGATTTTGGCTTTAATCGTTGCTTATCTAGTCGGGGCTGAAAAGCTCTCTGCTTTCATCTTAATTGGTCTTGGAGTAGGGCTTGGCTTTCAGTTGTCAGAAGATTATACTTATGTCGCTGGATCATTCGTTGAAGGAACAGTGAATCCTGTATGGCAAGCTTTTCTACGCTTGGAAACCGCTTTTGCTTCCCATTGGCTATTGACTGCTATGCTGACTGGAGCTTGTTATATTTTATTTGTGCAGAAATTCAAGCCTAAAACCTACTTAGCATATGTGTGGCTGTTTTCTCCTTTTGTCCTGCATATTTTATGGAACAGCCCTTGGGGTGATGGTAATGTTTTGCTGAAATTGTCGTTAACATTTGTAAGTTGGTTCTTATTTGGAAGCTTATTTCATTACGCTTTTACTGTGAAACTTCGTGAGACAGTACCTGTTTAATAAAAAGGAAGTGGGCTTGAGATATTATAGTTTAACAATATTGTAAAAATAAAACTCTTGGAACTTAGCTGTCTGTTCATGTTAAGTCCCAAGAGTTTTTGTATCATCATAATTTTCAAAAAGTGCGAACATCTTATCACTGGAAGCCATCTTAAAAGCGTCTTTTCTCTGATTTCACTCATTGATATCTTCTCTGATTCAATTTGTCAAAAAGCCTAAAATATGGTAAAATGCAAAAGTTAAGTTTTAGCTAAGAAAGTTTTGGGAGTATGAAAAAGATTATCATTAACGGCGGGAAACCGCTGCAGGGGGAAGTGTCGATTTCAGGGGCGAAAAACAGTGTTGTTGCGCTGATACCGGCTGTTATTCTGACAGATGATACCGTCACATTGGATGGTGTTCCTAACATTTCTGATGTTGACAGTTTGGTTGATATTATGGAAACAATGGGAGCAAGTGTTACACGTACAGGAGAAACGCTTGAAATTAATCCTTGCGGCGTTGAGAATATCCCTATGCCCTACGGTAAAATTAACCGTCTGCGCGCTTCTTATTATTTTTATGGGAGCCTTTTAGGACGTTTTGGCCAAGCGATTGTCGGTTTGCCGGGAGGCTGTGATTTAGGCCCGCGGCCGATAGACCAGCATTTGAAAGCTTTTGCTGCTATGGGAGTAACCGTCTCTTATGAAGGCGATTCTATGCACCTAACCACGCCTCATCAGTCACTTCACGGAGCACATATCTATATGGATACAGTCAGTGTCGGCGCAACAATTAATACGATGATTGCTGCTGTTAAGGCAGACGGACGGACGGTGATTGAAAATGCAGCGCGTGAGCCTGAAATTATTGATGTGGCCACTTTGCTAAATAATATGGGAGCGCAGATTCGCGGTGCTGGGACAGATGTGATTACCATTGACGGTGTTGAAAAACTTCATGGGACACGCCATCAAGTTATCCCTGACCGGATCGAAGCAGGGACCTATATCGCTTTGGCAGCAGCAGCGGGTGAGGGAATCCGTATCAAAAATGTCCTCTATGAACATCTTGAAAGCTATCTCGCTAAATTAGAGGAAATGGGTGTCCGTATGACTGTCGAAGAAGATGCCGTCTATGTGGAAAAACAAGGAAGCCTTAGAGCTGTTTCAGTTAAAACATCACCTTATCCGGGTTTTGCCACTGACCTTCAGCAGCCTCTGACCCCTCTCTTACTGAGTGCTGAGGGGCAAGGAACCATTGTTGATACAATTTATGAAAAACGAACCAATCATGTTCCTGAGCTAGTAAAGATGGGAGGAGCGATATCAGTTGATGAAAGAGGCATTGCTTATCAGGGGCCGAATCACTTGACTGGAGCAGCGGTCAAGGCGACTGATTTGCGTGCAGGTGCTGCTCTGGTTATTGCGGGGCTGATGGCTTCAGGTCAGACAGAAATCAGCAATGTTGAATTTATTCTTCGCGGCTATTCGAATATTATTGAAAAGCTGTCCGCACTTGGCGCCGATATTCATCTTGTAACAGATTGAAGTGAACTTGGGAATGCGTGGCTATCCAGATCATGCTAAATTATAGAACAGGACGCTGTGATCCGCTCCGCTATTTTCAAGCTCTGACGAGGCAGGAACAAAAGTCCTGCCTCGTTTTACTTTTTTAAACAGATGCGTTTGGCGTAGTAGTCGATTGGAAGTTCTTATCCCTTGTTGCGAAAGAGACAGCGACCTCCCCTAATCAACTGTACGGTGGGGACAAAAAATCGAAATCGTCACTTTATGACAATTTACCGACTTTTGTCCCACTCTCTTTTATATAAGCTACAAAGGCTGTGAAAAATGCAAAGGGAAAATAGGCGGTAAGCCAGAAATCTGTGATTTCGCAGACGCCCCCTGTCAGGACGACTAGAAGGGTGCGGTCGGCTGATAAGATGACAAAGCCTTCAGACGTCTACGGCTATTAACTTGAAATCAATTCTAAACTTAGCTATGTCTTTTTTGCACAGCTCTTAGGCCGTGTTCAATTCCACCAAGATACAAAGGCGGTTAAAAACGTAAAGGGGAAATAGGAAACCGGCGCTAGGTCGCTAGACCTTAGACGGTTTGTACTCACAGAGCAGCCACACTCGTACGTCAGCTTGAGACTTCCTACGATTGTGTCTCTTTTTCCCGCAACGTTTAGGCTGTGTTCAATAATGGCAGTTAAACAATTTCCGGCAAGCCCTTTCTCTTTTACGCTGTCTCTTA
Coding sequences within it:
- a CDS encoding PrsW family glutamic-type intramembrane protease, translated to MTYFIPLSVLSCYLLKKEKCSLSYFWLSVFAGATVIGSLAGLLNYWLTDLLKTVVTNQDFLNSWAPSLVPPFAEESLKLILALIVAYLVGAEKLSAFILIGLGVGLGFQLSEDYTYVAGSFVEGTVNPVWQAFLRLETAFASHWLLTAMLTGACYILFVQKFKPKTYLAYVWLFSPFVLHILWNSPWGDGNVLLKLSLTFVSWFLFGSLFHYAFTVKLRETVPV
- a CDS encoding UDP-N-acetylglucosamine 1-carboxyvinyltransferase: MKKIIINGGKPLQGEVSISGAKNSVVALIPAVILTDDTVTLDGVPNISDVDSLVDIMETMGASVTRTGETLEINPCGVENIPMPYGKINRLRASYYFYGSLLGRFGQAIVGLPGGCDLGPRPIDQHLKAFAAMGVTVSYEGDSMHLTTPHQSLHGAHIYMDTVSVGATINTMIAAVKADGRTVIENAAREPEIIDVATLLNNMGAQIRGAGTDVITIDGVEKLHGTRHQVIPDRIEAGTYIALAAAAGEGIRIKNVLYEHLESYLAKLEEMGVRMTVEEDAVYVEKQGSLRAVSVKTSPYPGFATDLQQPLTPLLLSAEGQGTIVDTIYEKRTNHVPELVKMGGAISVDERGIAYQGPNHLTGAAVKATDLRAGAALVIAGLMASGQTEISNVEFILRGYSNIIEKLSALGADIHLVTD